Proteins co-encoded in one Marinobacter qingdaonensis genomic window:
- a CDS encoding AraC family transcriptional regulator — MSEPRSKLQLKSYGDQGQKHAHDHHQLVLPLVGRLSLSVNSRAGEVSDGRAAIIAAGHDHDFEARDANRFVVADVPAALAPMLDRLPCFVQLDAGLEHYVQFLHAQLQQGAEGSQTQHQMLLLLIQLLQERFGDRLRLDRRVDVAKRFIDEHYQQKITVNQLATIAHLSVRQLNQLFREQVGLTPHHYLTELRMQTAWQLLERGDQSIQHIADAVGYSSLSAFSDRFAQHFGHSPSHFRRLSK, encoded by the coding sequence ATGAGCGAACCCCGGTCGAAACTGCAGCTGAAGAGCTATGGCGACCAGGGCCAGAAACACGCCCATGATCACCATCAGTTGGTGCTGCCCTTGGTCGGACGATTGTCGCTGTCGGTAAACAGTCGAGCGGGCGAGGTGAGTGACGGCAGGGCGGCGATCATCGCCGCCGGTCACGATCACGATTTCGAAGCCAGGGATGCCAACCGGTTCGTGGTCGCGGACGTTCCCGCCGCCTTGGCCCCGATGCTGGACCGGTTGCCCTGTTTCGTGCAGCTCGATGCCGGGCTGGAGCATTACGTGCAGTTCCTCCATGCCCAGTTGCAACAGGGCGCGGAAGGCTCCCAGACGCAACACCAGATGTTGCTGCTGCTGATCCAGCTGCTGCAGGAGCGCTTCGGAGACCGATTACGGTTGGACCGTCGGGTGGACGTGGCGAAACGCTTCATCGACGAACATTACCAGCAGAAGATCACCGTCAATCAGCTGGCCACCATCGCGCACCTGAGTGTGCGGCAACTGAACCAGCTGTTCCGGGAGCAGGTGGGCTTGACCCCCCATCATTACCTGACCGAGTTGCGCATGCAGACGGCCTGGCAACTGCTCGAACGGGGTGACCAGTCGATTCAGCACATCGCCGATGCCGTGGGCTACAGCTCGCTGTCAGCCTTCAGTGACCGATTCGCCCAACATTTCGGGCATTCCCCCAGTCATTTCCGCCGACTTTCGAAATAA
- a CDS encoding PaaI family thioesterase — protein MISKDELEQFFRDEFPQSSFEIVSLEDRATTIRKPISHDHLRPGGTVSGPVLMEMADAALYVAILGSIGLVALAVTTNLNINFLRKPRADRDIIADCRLIKLGKTLAIGEVFLYSDGDDQPVAHATGTYAIPPAGR, from the coding sequence ATGATTTCCAAGGACGAACTCGAACAGTTTTTTCGGGACGAGTTTCCCCAATCCAGTTTTGAGATTGTGTCCCTCGAGGACCGAGCGACCACCATCCGCAAACCCATTTCCCACGACCATCTTCGCCCCGGTGGCACGGTGTCCGGCCCGGTGCTGATGGAGATGGCGGACGCCGCCCTGTATGTGGCGATTCTGGGCTCCATTGGACTGGTCGCCCTGGCGGTCACCACCAACCTGAACATCAATTTCCTGCGCAAGCCCAGAGCCGACCGGGACATCATCGCCGACTGCCGCCTGATCAAGCTGGGCAAGACCCTCGCCATAGGGGAGGTCTTTTTGTACTCCGATGGCGATGATCAGCCGGTGGCGCACGCGACCGGCACCTATGCCATTCCGCCGGCGGGCCGCTAA
- a CDS encoding iron-containing alcohol dehydrogenase, with protein sequence MQNFDFYNPTRIVFGKDRLQELDQLIPKNARVLVLYGGGSVKRFGTLDKVLAGLGDRTVFEFAGIEPNPRYDTLMEAVDLVRRESIDFLLAVGGGSVMDGTKFVAAAAPFEGDEESLLGHGFAGLPVEQALPLGTVATLPATGSEMNMGAVVSHKGGKWPVMSPLLYPTFSFLDPSLTFSLPTRQVANGVVDAFVHVVEQYVTYPVNAQIQDRTAEGILKTLIEVGPVTLANPEDYDARASLVWAATSALNGYIGVGVPQDWSTHMIGHELTAMFGIDHGQSLAIILPSVWKLRKEQKREKLLQYAERVWGIVDGSEDERIDQAIAQTRAFFETLGVPTRLDQYGVKENQLADIVEALKAHGMTELSERGDMTPEISHRVLVDAYSE encoded by the coding sequence ATGCAAAATTTCGATTTCTACAACCCAACCCGCATCGTGTTCGGCAAAGACCGTCTGCAGGAACTGGATCAGCTCATTCCCAAGAATGCCCGTGTGCTGGTTCTGTACGGTGGCGGCAGCGTCAAGCGGTTCGGTACCCTCGATAAAGTGCTGGCCGGCCTGGGTGATCGGACGGTGTTCGAGTTTGCCGGCATTGAGCCGAACCCGCGCTACGACACCCTGATGGAAGCGGTGGATCTGGTTCGCCGGGAGAGCATCGATTTCCTGCTGGCTGTTGGCGGTGGCTCGGTGATGGACGGCACCAAGTTCGTGGCCGCGGCTGCGCCGTTTGAGGGCGACGAGGAAAGTCTGCTGGGGCATGGCTTTGCCGGCCTTCCGGTCGAGCAGGCACTGCCACTCGGTACCGTCGCAACCCTGCCGGCGACCGGTTCTGAAATGAACATGGGCGCCGTAGTCTCCCATAAGGGTGGGAAATGGCCGGTGATGAGTCCGCTGCTGTATCCGACGTTCTCATTCCTGGACCCGTCGCTGACCTTCTCCCTGCCCACCAGGCAGGTCGCCAACGGCGTGGTCGACGCCTTTGTGCACGTGGTTGAGCAGTATGTGACTTATCCGGTTAACGCGCAGATTCAGGATCGCACCGCCGAGGGCATTCTCAAGACCCTGATCGAGGTCGGCCCGGTCACGCTGGCTAACCCGGAGGACTATGATGCCCGCGCAAGCCTGGTCTGGGCGGCCACCTCGGCGCTGAACGGCTACATTGGCGTAGGCGTGCCCCAGGATTGGAGTACCCATATGATTGGGCACGAACTGACCGCCATGTTCGGCATCGATCACGGGCAGAGTCTCGCCATTATCCTGCCGTCGGTCTGGAAACTCCGTAAAGAACAGAAGCGGGAAAAACTCCTGCAGTACGCCGAGCGGGTATGGGGCATTGTCGATGGCTCTGAGGACGAGCGCATCGACCAGGCCATCGCCCAGACACGTGCGTTCTTTGAGACCCTGGGCGTACCCACTCGCCTGGATCAATACGGGGTCAAGGAAAACCAGTTGGCGGACATCGTCGAGGCGTTGAAAGCCCACGGCATGACCGAACTCTCGGAGCGGGGCGACATGACGCCTGAGATCAGCCATCGGGTCCTGGTGGACGCCTACAGCGAGTGA
- a CDS encoding AraC family transcriptional regulator translates to MPTLAQLLTPLAATEGYNPTPIEGVGVYRSNETTGREPLCYSQGIIIMAQGTKRVFLDNQVYEYNPDNYLVLTLPTPADCEAITPPDGPLLSLVMDLDLSALHELVRIFDECRQTGGANAPALNAHTLYVAPATGAFNASVVRLAEALNDPLAAKALGPGLKKELLLHALRGPNGASLVDLVRHNTQLSRLEPVLKHVHAHFSEPLDVEQLAALANMSPATFHRNFRQVAAQSPIQYIKRIRLTRARELLVDQGVKVSQAASLVGYESASQFSREFKRFYGQPPQSIAAASLAG, encoded by the coding sequence ATGCCCACACTCGCCCAACTGCTGACCCCACTTGCCGCGACCGAGGGCTACAACCCAACACCGATTGAGGGCGTCGGCGTCTACCGAAGCAACGAAACCACCGGCAGAGAGCCGCTCTGTTACAGCCAGGGCATCATTATCATGGCCCAGGGCACCAAGCGGGTTTTTCTCGACAACCAGGTGTATGAGTACAACCCCGACAACTACCTGGTGCTGACCCTACCCACGCCCGCTGACTGCGAGGCGATCACACCACCCGATGGCCCCCTGCTTTCCCTGGTCATGGACCTGGATCTGTCGGCGTTGCATGAGCTGGTGCGGATTTTTGATGAATGCCGACAGACCGGCGGTGCCAACGCTCCCGCGCTGAATGCGCACACCTTGTACGTGGCGCCGGCCACTGGCGCCTTCAACGCCAGCGTGGTGCGGCTGGCCGAGGCGCTGAATGACCCGCTGGCGGCCAAGGCCCTCGGGCCGGGCCTGAAAAAGGAACTGTTGCTGCACGCGCTCCGGGGCCCGAACGGCGCCTCGCTGGTGGATCTGGTGCGGCACAACACCCAACTTTCCCGACTGGAGCCGGTGCTCAAGCACGTCCATGCGCACTTTTCGGAACCGCTGGATGTCGAACAGCTGGCCGCTCTTGCCAACATGAGTCCGGCGACCTTCCACCGCAACTTCCGGCAGGTGGCCGCCCAGTCCCCCATTCAGTACATCAAGCGGATCCGGCTGACCCGGGCCCGGGAGCTGCTGGTGGATCAGGGCGTGAAGGTAAGCCAGGCGGCGTCCCTGGTGGGCTACGAAAGCGCCAGCCAGTTCAGCCGGGAGTTCAAGCGGTTTTATGGCCAGCCGCCACAATCTATTGCGGCGGCTTCTCTGGCCGGTTAG
- a CDS encoding LysR family transcriptional regulator — MKTQELQLLYIFDAIMTERSVTRAAERLAMTQPAVSNAISRMRQIWNDPLFVRKGRNIEPTSYALSLWDQVGGPMYALTNAVSATQFDPANSKRKFRIAATDVIVEMVWRQLIELLEREAPGVDLHAVPYTPEGTYGDLREAHVDLAVGVLNQHDHSLRSTWLFEGGYVLAMREGHPLAGKPITMEEFLEARHLLVSMSGDAHGFVDSYLDQKGQSRRIAATVNHFSIVPQVLRETNLIAAVPELISQDCGFVNGLWMGELPFEVDPTSLYLIWHARHDRDPGIIWIRDHLERLLRDRWHEIMTTSPCGRHLKAV, encoded by the coding sequence ATGAAAACCCAGGAGCTGCAACTCCTCTATATTTTCGACGCCATCATGACCGAGCGCTCGGTGACCCGAGCCGCCGAGCGTCTGGCCATGACCCAGCCGGCGGTATCCAACGCAATTTCCCGGATGCGCCAGATCTGGAACGACCCGCTGTTTGTCCGCAAAGGTCGTAACATCGAACCGACGTCTTATGCCTTGAGCCTCTGGGATCAGGTGGGCGGGCCCATGTACGCCCTGACCAACGCGGTGTCAGCCACTCAGTTCGACCCCGCCAATTCCAAACGGAAATTTCGCATCGCCGCCACCGACGTGATCGTTGAGATGGTCTGGCGCCAGTTAATCGAATTGCTGGAGCGGGAGGCGCCCGGTGTCGACCTGCACGCGGTCCCGTACACACCCGAAGGCACCTACGGCGATCTGCGCGAAGCCCACGTGGACCTGGCGGTTGGCGTTCTGAACCAGCACGACCACAGCCTGCGGAGCACCTGGTTGTTTGAGGGTGGCTACGTGCTGGCGATGCGCGAGGGACATCCGCTGGCGGGCAAGCCGATCACCATGGAGGAATTCCTGGAGGCCCGGCATTTGCTGGTGTCCATGTCGGGCGACGCCCATGGTTTCGTGGACAGCTATCTGGACCAGAAGGGACAAAGCCGCCGGATTGCTGCCACCGTCAATCACTTCTCCATCGTGCCGCAGGTGCTGCGGGAGACCAACCTGATTGCGGCAGTGCCGGAGCTCATCAGTCAGGACTGCGGTTTTGTGAACGGGCTCTGGATGGGAGAGCTGCCCTTTGAGGTTGATCCCACCAGCCTGTACCTGATCTGGCACGCCCGCCATGACCGGGATCCCGGCATTATCTGGATTCGGGACCACCTCGAGCGCCTGCTGCGGGATCGCTGGCACGAAATCATGACCACTTCGCCCTGTGGGCGGCACCTGAAAGCGGTCTAA
- the trxA gene encoding thioredoxin, translating into MSNIVEVNDSNFDAAVGRNDKPVLVDFWAPWCGPCKTVGPMLEEIADELGDDLVVAKVNVDDSPETAARMGIRSIPTLALFREGGVVARQTGAGSLGQLRAFVKGNL; encoded by the coding sequence ATGAGCAACATCGTTGAAGTAAACGACAGCAACTTTGATGCGGCCGTTGGTCGTAACGACAAGCCGGTCCTGGTCGATTTCTGGGCACCCTGGTGCGGCCCGTGCAAGACCGTTGGCCCCATGCTTGAGGAAATCGCCGACGAACTGGGCGATGACCTGGTAGTGGCCAAGGTCAACGTGGATGACAGCCCGGAAACGGCGGCTCGCATGGGAATCCGCAGCATTCCGACCCTGGCGCTGTTCCGCGAGGGCGGCGTGGTGGCCCGGCAGACCGGTGCCGGCAGCCTGGGCCAGTTGCGGGCCTTCGTTAAAGGCAACTTGTAA
- a CDS encoding lipid A deacylase LpxR family protein, with translation MRSLSLALALGFAAASSASLAGESASAIALSTDNDLFAPTQTDRDYTAGVAITYSSNSEAFNSSLVSRAVGAIDQGLIGAFGRLPDQPENTSVEFGAYGFTPEEIAAQGIDRDDRPYSSLVYLSTSRSYQSAGGTSGWTTSLTVGALGLDLFEHGQNTIHKAIGSDKAEGWDHQISEGGEPTLRYSAAYHQYLDGSEPDSKFKVTYFGSVGYLTEFGAALVFRGGLISSPDNRFNPELMAYGERAPSVSAVGGRENYFWGGLSVKARAYNAFLQGQFRDSDHELSANDLNVLLAEVWAGYTHTLWDNMELSYVLRVQSSEIKNGTGDRTLAWGGLVLSKRFGSH, from the coding sequence ATGCGTTCCCTTTCACTCGCTCTTGCACTCGGTTTTGCCGCGGCGTCGTCTGCCAGCCTGGCTGGTGAGTCCGCCTCCGCCATTGCACTGTCTACTGATAACGACCTGTTCGCCCCGACCCAGACCGACCGGGACTACACGGCCGGGGTCGCCATCACCTATTCCTCCAACTCCGAGGCGTTTAACAGCAGCCTGGTTTCCCGCGCGGTGGGGGCCATCGACCAGGGCCTGATTGGCGCGTTTGGCCGGCTGCCGGACCAGCCTGAGAACACCTCGGTGGAGTTCGGTGCCTACGGCTTTACTCCCGAGGAGATCGCGGCGCAAGGTATCGACAGGGACGACCGGCCGTACAGCAGCCTGGTGTATCTGTCCACGAGCCGCAGTTATCAGTCAGCCGGTGGCACCTCGGGATGGACCACCTCGCTGACCGTTGGTGCCCTGGGGTTGGACCTGTTCGAGCACGGTCAGAATACGATTCACAAGGCCATCGGCAGTGACAAGGCCGAAGGCTGGGATCACCAGATCTCCGAAGGGGGCGAGCCTACCTTGCGGTACTCCGCGGCCTACCACCAGTACCTGGATGGCAGTGAGCCGGACAGCAAGTTCAAGGTGACCTACTTCGGGAGCGTCGGATACCTCACCGAATTTGGCGCCGCCCTGGTGTTCCGGGGAGGGCTGATTTCGTCGCCGGATAACCGCTTCAACCCGGAATTGATGGCCTACGGTGAGCGGGCGCCCAGCGTCTCCGCGGTCGGCGGTCGGGAGAACTACTTCTGGGGTGGCCTGTCGGTGAAGGCCAGGGCCTACAACGCTTTCCTGCAGGGTCAGTTCCGGGATTCCGATCACGAACTCAGTGCCAATGATCTGAATGTGCTGCTGGCGGAAGTCTGGGCCGGTTACACCCACACCCTCTGGGACAACATGGAGCTGAGCTACGTGTTGCGTGTGCAGAGCTCCGAAATCAAGAACGGTACCGGTGATCGCACCCTGGCCTGGGGCGGACTGGTGCTGAGCAAGCGCTTTGGCAGTCACTGA
- a CDS encoding ferredoxin reductase family protein, whose amino-acid sequence MKPHFLIVGYLIAVALPLALSWWFGGPMRPWQEELASSLGILAFSMILMEFLLSGRFKRLSKGVGLDTTMRLHQVMARAALVFALIHPLLYQGTPSGGQRPWDPTRELTVTTDFAPLASGIAAYLLLGALVFLAIGRTKLDYKYETWRLLHGVGALLIAVLLLHHTVSAGRYGSQPVMTAVWFAMTAVAGGSLISVYLVVPLLQKARPWRVTDVVRLTSRQWLLTVTPDGHPGLRYQAGQFVWLNIGHSPFSLHEHPLSICSAPTTGPEISFMIKELGDFTRTVGRIPTGTLAYLDGPYGNLSIEGRAEPGVALIAGGVGLAPLLGILRQMRDTGDSREVKVIYGNRIVDQIAFRDELDAEDTVYVLQEPADDWAGESGLIDAALIDRVFSEQQIKDWLFVMCGPASMMDIVEHRLIERGTPSHRILSERFDYD is encoded by the coding sequence ATGAAACCGCATTTTCTGATCGTCGGTTACCTTATCGCGGTCGCATTGCCGCTTGCATTGTCCTGGTGGTTTGGTGGGCCGATGCGGCCATGGCAGGAGGAATTGGCCTCTAGCCTCGGCATTCTGGCCTTCTCGATGATCCTGATGGAATTCCTCCTCTCCGGCCGGTTCAAGAGGCTTTCAAAAGGCGTCGGCCTGGATACCACCATGCGGCTGCATCAGGTTATGGCGCGCGCCGCCCTGGTCTTTGCGTTGATCCACCCGCTGCTATACCAGGGCACGCCCTCCGGGGGGCAGCGCCCCTGGGACCCCACCCGAGAACTGACAGTCACCACCGATTTTGCCCCACTGGCCTCAGGCATTGCCGCCTATCTGCTGCTTGGCGCTCTGGTATTCCTGGCCATCGGACGCACCAAACTCGATTACAAATACGAGACCTGGCGCCTTTTACATGGAGTCGGCGCGCTACTGATTGCGGTGCTTCTATTGCATCACACGGTGTCTGCGGGCCGATACGGGTCCCAGCCAGTGATGACCGCAGTGTGGTTCGCCATGACGGCCGTGGCCGGCGGTTCACTGATATCGGTCTATCTGGTGGTGCCCCTGCTTCAGAAAGCCCGGCCCTGGCGGGTGACCGACGTTGTTCGACTGACGTCCAGGCAATGGCTACTGACCGTGACACCGGACGGCCATCCCGGGCTTCGCTACCAAGCTGGGCAATTCGTTTGGTTGAACATAGGCCACAGCCCCTTCTCGCTGCACGAACATCCACTCTCCATCTGCTCAGCGCCCACGACGGGGCCAGAAATCTCGTTCATGATCAAGGAGCTCGGGGACTTCACGCGGACCGTCGGCCGGATCCCAACAGGAACCCTGGCCTACCTGGATGGGCCCTACGGCAACCTGTCGATTGAGGGGCGCGCCGAGCCCGGAGTCGCACTCATAGCCGGAGGTGTCGGCCTCGCGCCGCTGCTGGGGATACTGAGGCAGATGCGGGACACCGGCGATTCCCGCGAGGTCAAAGTGATCTACGGGAATCGGATAGTCGATCAGATCGCCTTCCGCGACGAACTGGATGCCGAGGACACCGTGTACGTCCTGCAGGAGCCCGCGGACGACTGGGCCGGCGAATCCGGCCTCATCGATGCCGCGCTGATCGATCGCGTGTTTTCGGAACAACAGATCAAGGACTGGCTGTTTGTGATGTGTGGACCGGCCAGCATGATGGATATCGTCGAACACCGGCTGATTGAGAGGGGCACGCCCTCTCATCGCATCCTGTCCGAACGGTTCGACTATGACTGA
- a CDS encoding alcohol dehydrogenase family protein — protein sequence MKHHSIPETMAGVVLTGHGDLDKLEYREDLTVPEAGPGEVLIEVGATAINNTDINTRTGWYSKGVTTGTDQTAAGGFDRANEEDGSWSGKPLEFPRIQGADACGRIVAVGDGVNPNRIGERVLVRAMQQAPDDPASYNLITFGSECNGGYAEYAVARASEVFAVNSSLSDLELASFPCAYSTAEGMLDRADLKRGERILITGASGGVGSAAVQLAKRRGAEVIAVCGEAKFDEVRELGADQVIARGQSLLEVLDKDSVQVVADLVAGPQWPELLEVLSRGGRYVASGAIAGPIVELDVRTLYLKDLSLFGSTWQPKRVFENLIGYIERNEIQPVVAKTYRLPDVVQAQEDFMAKRFSGKLAIQVKA from the coding sequence ATGAAACACCACAGTATTCCTGAAACCATGGCCGGCGTTGTCCTGACCGGCCATGGTGATCTCGACAAATTGGAGTATCGGGAGGACCTCACGGTGCCCGAGGCCGGCCCGGGTGAGGTGCTGATCGAAGTCGGCGCCACCGCCATCAACAACACCGACATCAACACCCGGACGGGCTGGTACTCAAAAGGGGTGACCACGGGCACGGACCAGACGGCCGCCGGTGGCTTTGATCGGGCCAACGAGGAGGACGGTAGCTGGTCGGGTAAGCCTCTGGAATTTCCCCGTATCCAGGGCGCCGATGCCTGCGGCCGAATCGTTGCCGTTGGTGACGGCGTAAACCCGAACCGGATCGGTGAGCGTGTCCTGGTCCGTGCGATGCAGCAGGCGCCGGATGATCCGGCCTCCTACAACCTCATTACCTTTGGGTCCGAGTGCAATGGCGGCTACGCCGAGTATGCCGTGGCCCGGGCAAGTGAAGTGTTCGCGGTGAACAGCAGCCTGAGCGACCTGGAACTGGCGTCCTTTCCCTGCGCCTATTCAACCGCCGAGGGCATGCTGGACCGCGCCGATCTGAAGCGGGGTGAACGGATCCTGATTACCGGGGCGTCTGGTGGTGTTGGCTCCGCGGCGGTTCAACTGGCCAAGCGCCGGGGCGCCGAGGTCATTGCCGTGTGTGGTGAAGCCAAGTTCGACGAGGTTCGCGAGCTGGGCGCTGACCAGGTCATAGCCCGAGGCCAGTCGCTCCTCGAAGTCCTGGACAAAGACAGCGTGCAGGTGGTGGCCGATCTGGTGGCCGGACCCCAGTGGCCGGAGTTGCTGGAGGTGCTGAGTCGCGGTGGTCGTTACGTCGCCTCGGGCGCAATTGCCGGCCCCATTGTGGAGCTGGATGTGCGCACGTTGTACCTGAAGGACCTGAGCTTGTTCGGCTCAACCTGGCAACCCAAGCGGGTGTTCGAGAACCTGATTGGCTACATCGAGCGCAACGAAATACAGCCGGTGGTGGCAAAGACCTATCGCTTACCGGATGTGGTGCAAGCCCAGGAAGACTTCATGGCCAAGCGCTTCTCGGGCAAGCTGGCGATCCAGGTCAAGGCTTGA
- a CDS encoding LysR family transcriptional regulator encodes MKPILDLELLNTFSVVVEAGGFKEASGRLYRSQAAVSMQIKRLEEQLGHRLLERNNQGIKLTEPGKTLLGYIDRLLRLNNETLSALSLEPLQGPVHFGIPTDYAQTFLQQFIPRIRKTFPELVPRITCGRSRRLRELVGTGELDVAIVTGEPQYSPEKSLWSEALHWYGPAGFQAPGDEPLPVALLESDCALRDLAVSDLKRSGLETDPVLISSDMANLYSAVESGLALALLPESSVASSRVRPVQLNELPGQRSLTMNVVTASTLSPSFLEPLQDCMLAAARALIRQD; translated from the coding sequence ATGAAACCCATCCTGGACCTGGAGCTGTTGAACACCTTTTCCGTCGTCGTGGAGGCTGGTGGTTTCAAGGAGGCGTCAGGCCGACTCTACCGTTCCCAGGCCGCGGTCAGCATGCAGATCAAACGCCTGGAAGAACAACTCGGGCACAGGCTGCTCGAACGTAACAACCAGGGCATCAAGCTCACCGAACCGGGAAAAACCTTGCTGGGCTACATTGACCGACTGCTGCGCCTGAACAACGAAACCCTCAGTGCCCTCAGCCTGGAACCACTGCAAGGCCCGGTTCATTTCGGGATACCGACGGATTACGCCCAAACCTTCCTGCAGCAGTTTATTCCGCGCATTCGCAAAACCTTTCCCGAGCTGGTGCCTCGCATCACCTGTGGGCGCAGTCGCCGCCTGCGGGAGCTCGTGGGCACCGGCGAGCTGGACGTGGCGATTGTCACCGGCGAACCCCAGTACAGTCCGGAGAAGAGTCTGTGGTCGGAGGCGCTGCATTGGTATGGGCCCGCCGGTTTCCAGGCACCCGGAGACGAACCGTTACCAGTCGCCCTGCTTGAAAGCGATTGCGCTTTGCGGGATCTGGCCGTGTCGGATCTGAAACGTTCCGGTTTAGAGACCGATCCGGTGCTGATCAGTTCGGACATGGCCAACCTGTATTCCGCAGTGGAATCGGGCTTGGCGCTGGCGCTGCTACCGGAATCCTCCGTAGCCTCATCCCGGGTCCGCCCGGTTCAGCTCAATGAACTGCCCGGACAACGTTCGCTGACCATGAACGTCGTCACCGCCAGCACCCTGAGCCCGAGCTTTTTGGAGCCGCTGCAGGACTGCATGCTGGCCGCCGCGCGGGCACTCATCAGACAGGATTGA
- a CDS encoding LysR family transcriptional regulator, whose product MKSRSDDLHFLLSVVDSGSFSGAAEQLEVSVTRVSRAVTRLEQTLNTTLLNRTTRKVGLTEEGRLFVEKVRSGLAALEEAEEQLAIRKQRPAGRLRVDAANPFLLHQIVPHVREFRATYPDIELELTASDQIVDLLERRIDVAIRIGSLDDSTLHARALGRSPLSVVASPDYLARRGQCKSPAELGDHDIIGFTAPESLNVWHLGEGVRIRPTLRASSGEAVRQLCLQGNGLAYLSRFMIARDIERGDLVELLDSHLTRPNPRELVNAVYYRNTTLSARIQVFLDFFQARWSHL is encoded by the coding sequence ATGAAAAGTCGATCGGACGATCTTCATTTCCTGTTGTCGGTGGTGGATAGCGGCAGCTTCAGTGGAGCGGCGGAACAACTTGAGGTGTCGGTCACTCGGGTGTCGCGGGCAGTCACCCGACTGGAGCAGACCCTGAACACCACCTTGCTGAACCGAACGACCCGGAAAGTGGGCCTGACCGAAGAGGGGCGGCTGTTCGTCGAGAAGGTGCGCAGTGGCCTGGCCGCACTGGAGGAGGCGGAAGAGCAGTTGGCCATCCGCAAACAGCGGCCCGCAGGGCGATTGCGGGTGGATGCCGCGAATCCGTTTCTGTTGCACCAGATCGTGCCACACGTCCGGGAGTTTCGGGCCACTTATCCAGACATTGAGCTGGAATTGACCGCCAGTGATCAGATTGTGGACCTACTCGAGCGCCGGATCGATGTCGCTATCCGCATCGGGTCGCTGGACGACTCCACGCTGCACGCCCGGGCCCTTGGGCGGTCGCCCTTATCGGTCGTGGCTTCACCGGACTATCTGGCACGGCGCGGCCAGTGTAAATCGCCCGCCGAGCTGGGCGACCACGACATTATCGGGTTCACCGCGCCGGAATCCCTCAACGTCTGGCACCTGGGTGAGGGCGTCCGGATCAGGCCGACCCTGCGGGCGAGCAGCGGTGAGGCAGTGCGCCAGCTTTGCCTGCAGGGCAACGGATTGGCTTATCTGTCGAGATTCATGATCGCGAGGGATATCGAGCGAGGGGATCTGGTGGAATTGCTGGATAGCCACCTGACGCGCCCCAATCCCAGGGAGCTGGTCAATGCGGTGTATTACCGGAACACCACCCTATCGGCCCGTATCCAGGTGTTTCTGGATTTCTTCCAGGCACGCTGGAGCCACCTGTAA